Proteins from a genomic interval of Stenotrophomonas sp. 24(2023):
- a CDS encoding efflux RND transporter periplasmic adaptor subunit: MTPAAPRRRRRMLLIGAAVLCTAALAYAVLAPAPPPPLELAPVTRSDIEQVVEATGTLKPSRLVSVGAQVSGRIETLHVKLGDKVQAGDLIAEIDSRTQRNALQSAQAAQRSARANRQALATDLRQLELTLHRLRRLGAAQLVARADVDAAQARVDATREQITALDGEIVQRQTDVDSAQTSLGYTRITAPTDGTVLAVVARQGQTVNAVQSAPTIVMLGNQDIMTVYAEISEADVVHTALGQEAFFTILGDAGRRYSSTLRDIAPAPESITREDTSSLASPGLSGSSSRAAMYYNGQFDVDNADGRLRSYMTAQVRIVLGRARGVLTIPSAALGARAADGSYTVQVPGADGRPATRRITTGLDDQIKVEVRSGLKEGEQVVLAQAAAAGHKAGAAPAQP, translated from the coding sequence ATGACCCCGGCCGCCCCCCGGCGCCGCCGGCGCATGCTGCTGATTGGCGCTGCCGTGCTGTGCACCGCCGCACTGGCCTACGCGGTGCTGGCACCGGCCCCGCCACCGCCACTGGAACTGGCCCCGGTCACCCGCAGCGACATCGAGCAGGTGGTGGAAGCCACCGGCACGCTGAAGCCTTCCCGCCTGGTCAGCGTCGGTGCCCAGGTCTCCGGGCGCATTGAAACGCTGCACGTGAAGCTGGGCGACAAGGTGCAGGCCGGCGACCTGATCGCCGAGATCGATTCGCGCACCCAGCGCAACGCGCTGCAGAGCGCGCAGGCTGCCCAGCGCAGCGCGCGTGCCAACCGCCAGGCCCTGGCCACCGACCTGCGCCAGCTTGAACTCACCCTGCACCGGTTGCGGCGCCTGGGGGCCGCGCAACTGGTGGCACGTGCGGATGTGGACGCCGCGCAGGCCCGCGTGGACGCCACGCGCGAACAGATCACCGCACTGGACGGCGAGATCGTGCAGCGCCAGACGGACGTGGACAGCGCCCAGACCAGCCTGGGCTACACGCGCATCACCGCCCCCACCGATGGCACCGTGCTGGCCGTGGTCGCCCGCCAGGGGCAGACCGTCAACGCCGTGCAGAGCGCCCCCACCATCGTCATGCTCGGCAACCAGGACATCATGACGGTGTATGCCGAAATCTCCGAGGCCGACGTAGTGCACACCGCACTGGGTCAGGAAGCGTTCTTCACCATCCTGGGCGATGCCGGCCGGCGCTACAGCAGCACCCTGCGCGACATCGCGCCGGCGCCGGAGTCGATCACCCGGGAAGACACCTCCAGCCTCGCATCACCCGGATTGTCCGGCAGCAGCAGCCGCGCGGCGATGTACTACAACGGCCAGTTCGATGTGGACAATGCCGACGGCCGGCTGCGCAGCTACATGACGGCGCAGGTCCGCATCGTGCTCGGCCGGGCCCGTGGCGTGTTGACCATTCCCTCCGCCGCACTGGGCGCGCGCGCCGCCGATGGCAGCTATACCGTGCAGGTTCCCGGCGCGGACGGGCGCCCCGCCACACGCCGCATCACCACCGGGCTGGACGACCAGATCAAGGTGGAAGTGCGCAGCGGGCTCAAGGAAGGCGAACAGGTCGTGCTGGCGCAGGCCGCTGC
- a CDS encoding HAMP domain-containing sensor histidine kinase: MSKRRPSLKWPLIIKPLILHLLALTVALFALLIVLVRIDSGGYYTVQTFAQVAAEAVHRDSSGALYVKRTPTFEDLLRIAPGAWFTAQDEHGRHVSFGTVPPAYASLANALRDIPFGDLRGRDPGDGMAIVIREHTGPAGKLTIMAHGEVDTLTWQMAMAAHVITLPIFALLALVTLIATPIIVRKALAGVERIAQEAKNISASHRGIRLTETAVPVEIAPLVTAVNEALDRLDEGHERQRRFIAAAAHELRTPIAILRVKIDAADDATSRSLAVEIARLATLAEQLLDLHRMETSGQRETIHLARLAKRVAADLAPLLIQSGRSVAVVVEPHHPIQGETGAVERVLSNLVLNAAEHGGRHVIVRVQGTCIEVEDDGPGIPEAERERVFEPFQRLRPRQTGTGLGLNLVRQVVDRHGGRVTILDAPGGGALIRVEFPPHAGANGASAALPPG, from the coding sequence GTGAGCAAGCGCCGTCCGTCGTTGAAGTGGCCGCTGATCATCAAGCCGCTGATCCTGCACCTGCTGGCCTTGACCGTCGCCCTGTTCGCCCTGCTGATCGTGCTGGTACGCATCGACAGCGGCGGCTACTACACGGTGCAGACCTTCGCCCAGGTCGCGGCGGAAGCGGTGCACCGGGACAGCAGCGGCGCACTGTACGTCAAGCGCACGCCCACGTTCGAGGACCTGCTCAGGATCGCACCCGGGGCGTGGTTCACGGCCCAGGACGAACACGGCCGGCACGTGAGCTTCGGCACCGTACCGCCGGCCTACGCATCACTGGCCAACGCGCTGCGCGACATCCCCTTCGGTGACCTGCGCGGGCGCGACCCCGGCGACGGCATGGCCATCGTCATCCGTGAGCACACCGGCCCGGCCGGCAAGCTGACCATCATGGCCCATGGCGAAGTGGATACGCTGACCTGGCAGATGGCCATGGCCGCACACGTGATCACCCTGCCGATCTTCGCGCTGCTGGCCCTGGTGACACTGATCGCCACCCCGATCATCGTGCGCAAGGCCCTGGCCGGCGTGGAGCGCATCGCCCAGGAGGCCAAGAACATATCTGCCAGCCATCGCGGCATCCGCCTGACCGAGACCGCGGTGCCGGTCGAGATCGCTCCGCTGGTGACAGCGGTCAACGAGGCCCTGGATCGCCTGGATGAGGGGCATGAACGGCAACGCCGCTTCATCGCCGCCGCCGCGCATGAACTGCGCACGCCGATCGCCATCCTGCGGGTGAAGATCGACGCGGCCGACGACGCCACCTCGCGCAGCCTGGCGGTGGAAATCGCGCGCCTGGCCACGCTGGCCGAGCAGTTGCTGGACCTGCACCGGATGGAGACCTCCGGGCAGCGCGAGACCATCCACCTTGCGCGGCTGGCCAAGCGCGTGGCGGCCGATCTTGCGCCCCTGCTGATCCAGTCCGGGCGCAGCGTCGCCGTCGTGGTCGAGCCGCACCACCCGATCCAGGGCGAGACCGGGGCGGTGGAGCGCGTGCTGTCCAACCTGGTGCTCAATGCCGCCGAACACGGTGGCCGCCATGTGATCGTGCGCGTGCAGGGCACCTGTATCGAAGTGGAAGATGACGGCCCGGGTATTCCGGAAGCCGAGCGCGAGCGCGTGTTCGAGCCGTTCCAGCGTCTGCGCCCCCGGCAGACCGGCACCGGGCTGGGCCTGAACCTGGTGCGCCAGGTGGTCGACCGCCATGGCGGACGGGTCACGATTCTCGACGCGCCCGGCGGCGGTGCGCTGATCCGCGTGGAATTCCCGCCCCATGCCGGTGCCAACGGTGCGTCCGCTGCGCTCCCCCCGGGATGA
- a CDS encoding response regulator transcription factor, with the protein MHILLVEDEAELAATLRSALQRERNVVDLADTFALAREAALYGAHDLILLDRTLPDGDGLALIPLLRERNPGVPVIVLSALGELPDRVEGLDEGADDYLAKPFALEELFARIRAVSRRPSDMQVDTINAGRLVFDPVSGEATVGGERLELPRREIRVLAALARRLGRTVLRESIEMAVYGFDDGIHSNTLDSHVSRLRRKLADADAGVEIHAIRGVGYLMREST; encoded by the coding sequence ATGCACATCCTGCTGGTTGAAGACGAAGCCGAACTGGCCGCCACGCTCCGCTCCGCCCTGCAGCGCGAGCGCAACGTGGTGGACCTGGCCGATACCTTCGCGCTGGCCCGCGAAGCGGCGTTGTACGGTGCGCATGACCTGATCCTGCTCGACCGCACCCTGCCCGATGGCGACGGCCTGGCGCTGATTCCCCTGCTGCGCGAACGCAATCCCGGCGTGCCGGTGATCGTGCTCAGCGCGCTGGGCGAACTGCCCGACCGCGTGGAAGGGCTGGACGAAGGCGCCGATGACTACCTGGCCAAGCCTTTCGCGCTGGAGGAACTGTTCGCCCGCATCCGTGCGGTCAGCCGGCGGCCCAGCGACATGCAGGTCGATACCATCAATGCCGGGCGGCTGGTATTCGACCCGGTCTCGGGCGAAGCCACCGTCGGCGGCGAACGGCTGGAACTGCCACGCCGCGAGATCCGCGTGCTGGCCGCACTGGCACGCCGCCTGGGCCGCACCGTGCTGCGCGAATCCATCGAAATGGCGGTGTACGGCTTCGACGACGGCATCCATTCCAACACGCTTGATTCGCACGTTTCGCGGTTGCGCCGCAAGCTGGCCGATGCCGATGCCGGCGTGGAGATCCATGCCATCCGCGGCGTGGGTTACCTGATGCGGGAAAGCACGTGA
- a CDS encoding UvrD-helicase domain-containing protein, whose amino-acid sequence MANDWHPSAWGRRLTRSPRWTLRREGAHLQLHRDDGPPQPVALDDERCLRRVPGLFWSRLDILLAHGQRVVLDGLPNGQAAALERTIEALHAQHRQPRLDRLLQDIRTWLDAAHALIDRGAAGRRWITHEQQQALLQQRAALPVQEAALQVLSGDDLHDWQQDWPALWAQANAAMAAREQVLARDFLANVERQPLTAEQAHAVICFDNRVQVVASAGSGKTSTMVAKAAYAIDRGFIAPERIVMLAFNKDAAQELQARTDSAFARLGLETGRVQARTFHALGLHIIGKATGRKPDIPAWATDAQAGFRKLAELVDDLKDRSLHFRTQWDMFRLVFGRDLPAFGAALQGEGFERDGTPYVRTLQGERVKSLEECVIADWLFYNGVQYQYERAYEFDTATDTYRQYRPDFYYPDARLYHEHLALDARGNAPAHFGGYLDGVQWKRQEHRRNGTALIETTSHQLRSGAALPHLGEQLRAAAVTLDPNPDRELPDTGAAPMPDDDLIGLMRTFIAHAKSNSLGLDDLAERLRQMPEDNFKERHRRFLEIAGPVFQAWDAALAAENGIDFEDMLNLAASLLEQGHYTAPFDLVMADEFQDASRARARLCRALVAAPGRYLFAVGDDWQSINRFAGADVAVMTGFTEWFGPGQVLKLEQTFRCPQALCDASSRFIARNPAQLRKQVRSVTPAQGPALLAFQLASREQLQDGVRQYLAQLHAQLLSGQAAPGRDGRVRVFVLGRYNADRAAVPPDWQRLFGSTMEVVFLTAHRAKGAEADYVILPGLVARGFPSVRADDPVLSLAMPGGDAYPLGEERRLFYVALTRARRSVAMFTVMGRRSPFLDELVDDGAVSVTTLEGQAIHEQRCPACGTGVIVQRNGRHGPFQSCSGYPRCEYKPPRPRR is encoded by the coding sequence ATGGCGAACGATTGGCACCCCTCGGCATGGGGCAGGCGGCTGACCCGCTCCCCGCGCTGGACGCTGCGGCGCGAAGGCGCACACCTGCAGCTGCACCGTGACGATGGCCCGCCGCAGCCCGTCGCATTGGATGATGAGCGGTGCCTGCGCCGGGTCCCCGGCCTGTTCTGGTCGCGCCTGGACATCCTGCTGGCCCACGGCCAGCGCGTGGTGCTCGACGGCCTGCCCAACGGCCAGGCTGCTGCGCTGGAGCGCACCATCGAGGCGCTGCACGCACAGCACCGGCAGCCAAGGCTGGACCGGCTGCTGCAGGACATCCGGACCTGGCTCGATGCCGCCCATGCGCTGATCGACCGCGGTGCCGCTGGCCGCCGCTGGATCACCCACGAACAGCAGCAGGCCCTGCTGCAGCAGCGCGCGGCCCTGCCGGTGCAGGAGGCGGCACTGCAGGTGCTGTCCGGTGATGACCTGCACGATTGGCAACAGGACTGGCCGGCGCTGTGGGCCCAGGCCAACGCTGCCATGGCCGCCCGCGAGCAGGTGCTGGCCCGTGACTTCCTCGCGAACGTCGAACGCCAGCCCTTGACCGCCGAACAGGCCCACGCGGTGATCTGCTTCGACAACCGCGTGCAGGTGGTGGCCTCGGCCGGTTCCGGCAAGACCTCCACGATGGTCGCCAAGGCGGCCTATGCCATCGACCGCGGCTTCATCGCGCCCGAACGCATCGTCATGCTGGCCTTCAACAAGGACGCCGCACAGGAACTGCAGGCGCGCACCGACAGCGCCTTCGCCCGGCTCGGGCTGGAGACCGGCCGCGTGCAGGCCCGCACGTTCCATGCGCTGGGCCTGCACATCATCGGCAAGGCCACCGGCCGCAAACCGGACATCCCCGCGTGGGCCACCGACGCGCAGGCCGGCTTCCGCAAGCTGGCCGAGCTGGTGGACGACCTCAAGGACCGTTCGCTGCACTTCCGCACCCAGTGGGACATGTTCCGCCTGGTGTTCGGCCGCGACCTGCCCGCGTTCGGCGCCGCGCTGCAGGGCGAAGGCTTCGAGCGCGATGGCACGCCCTATGTCCGCACGCTGCAGGGCGAGCGGGTGAAGAGCCTGGAAGAGTGCGTCATCGCCGACTGGCTGTTCTACAACGGCGTGCAGTACCAGTACGAGCGGGCCTACGAATTCGACACCGCCACCGATACCTACCGCCAGTACCGCCCCGATTTCTACTACCCCGACGCTCGGCTGTACCACGAGCACCTGGCGCTGGACGCACGCGGCAACGCACCGGCGCACTTCGGTGGTTACCTCGATGGCGTGCAGTGGAAGCGGCAGGAACACCGTCGCAACGGCACCGCGCTGATCGAAACCACCTCGCACCAGCTGCGCAGCGGCGCGGCCCTGCCGCATCTCGGCGAGCAGCTGCGCGCAGCGGCGGTCACCCTGGACCCCAATCCCGACCGCGAGCTGCCCGACACCGGCGCGGCACCGATGCCCGACGACGACCTGATCGGGCTGATGCGCACCTTCATCGCCCACGCCAAGAGCAACAGCCTGGGCCTGGATGACCTGGCCGAACGCCTGCGGCAGATGCCGGAAGACAACTTCAAGGAGCGCCATCGCCGTTTCCTGGAAATCGCCGGCCCGGTGTTCCAGGCCTGGGACGCGGCACTGGCTGCCGAGAACGGCATCGACTTCGAGGACATGCTGAACCTGGCGGCCTCGCTGCTGGAACAGGGCCACTACACCGCTCCGTTCGATCTGGTGATGGCCGACGAGTTCCAGGACGCCTCGCGCGCACGCGCGCGCCTGTGCCGCGCACTGGTCGCGGCACCGGGCCGGTACCTGTTCGCGGTCGGCGACGACTGGCAGTCGATCAACCGCTTCGCCGGCGCCGATGTAGCGGTGATGACCGGCTTCACCGAATGGTTCGGCCCGGGACAGGTGTTGAAGCTGGAACAGACCTTCCGCTGCCCGCAGGCACTGTGCGATGCCTCCAGCCGCTTCATCGCCCGCAACCCGGCACAGCTGCGCAAGCAGGTGCGCTCGGTCACGCCCGCGCAGGGCCCGGCCCTGCTGGCGTTCCAGCTGGCATCGCGCGAGCAGCTGCAGGACGGGGTGCGCCAGTACCTGGCCCAGCTGCACGCACAACTGCTGTCCGGCCAGGCAGCGCCCGGCCGCGATGGCCGCGTACGGGTGTTCGTGCTTGGCCGCTACAACGCCGACCGCGCTGCCGTGCCGCCGGACTGGCAGCGCCTGTTCGGCAGCACGATGGAGGTGGTGTTCCTCACTGCGCACCGCGCCAAGGGGGCCGAGGCCGACTACGTGATCCTGCCCGGCCTGGTCGCGCGTGGCTTCCCCAGCGTGCGCGCCGATGACCCGGTGCTGTCGCTGGCCATGCCCGGTGGCGATGCCTACCCGCTGGGCGAGGAACGCCGCCTGTTCTATGTCGCGCTGACCCGCGCACGGCGCAGCGTGGCGATGTTCACCGTGATGGGGCGGCGGTCGCCGTTCCTCGATGAACTGGTGGACGATGGCGCGGTGAGCGTCACCACGCTGGAAGGCCAGGCCATCCACGAGCAACGCTGCCCGGCCTGTGGCACCGGTGTGATCGTGCAGCGCAACGGCAGGCACGGCCCGTTCCAGTCGTGCTCCGGCTACCCGCGCTGCGAGTACAAGCCGCCCCGGCCACGGCGCTGA
- the pip gene encoding prolyl aminopeptidase: MRTLYPDITPFREHRIAVDGLHTLHVEECGNPDGIPVLFLHGGPGAGVSPLHRRFFDPARYHIVLIDQRGSGRSTPFGELRDNTTAHLVADIETVRAQLGIERWLVFGGSWGSTLSLAYAQAHPQRATGVIVRGIYLGRAEENRWFNECDGGARWVFPERWAAYEAHIPEAERGAMIEAYWRRLDSPDTAIAIAAAQAWLGWEDNTVSLVHDVQAVSTGDPLQVLAKARIEAHYFRNNAFLDHGQLLRDIDRIRHLPGVIVQGRYDMLCPARNAWELSQAWPEATLEMVLGGHSVMDAEVTDALVRATDDFADRYAQR, from the coding sequence ATGCGCACGCTGTACCCGGACATCACGCCCTTCCGCGAACACCGCATCGCCGTTGACGGCCTGCACACCCTGCACGTGGAGGAATGCGGCAATCCCGATGGCATTCCCGTGCTGTTCCTGCACGGTGGCCCCGGTGCGGGCGTTTCGCCCCTGCACCGCCGCTTCTTCGATCCGGCGCGCTACCACATCGTGCTGATCGACCAGCGTGGCAGTGGCCGTTCCACGCCGTTCGGCGAACTGCGCGACAACACCACCGCACACCTGGTGGCCGACATCGAAACCGTGCGTGCACAGCTGGGCATCGAACGCTGGCTGGTGTTCGGCGGCTCCTGGGGCTCGACCCTGTCGCTGGCCTATGCGCAGGCACACCCGCAGCGCGCGACCGGCGTGATCGTGCGCGGCATCTACCTGGGCCGCGCCGAGGAAAACCGCTGGTTCAACGAGTGCGATGGTGGCGCACGCTGGGTGTTCCCCGAACGCTGGGCGGCCTATGAAGCACATATTCCCGAGGCTGAGCGCGGGGCCATGATCGAAGCCTACTGGCGGCGCCTGGACAGCCCCGATACGGCCATCGCCATCGCCGCCGCACAGGCCTGGCTGGGCTGGGAGGACAACACGGTGTCGCTGGTGCACGACGTGCAGGCCGTTTCCACCGGCGATCCCCTGCAGGTGCTGGCCAAGGCCCGCATCGAAGCCCACTACTTCCGCAACAACGCCTTCCTCGACCACGGCCAGCTGCTGCGCGACATCGACCGCATCCGCCACCTGCCCGGGGTGATCGTGCAGGGGCGCTACGACATGCTGTGTCCGGCCCGCAACGCCTGGGAGCTGTCACAGGCCTGGCCGGAAGCCACGCTGGAAATGGTACTGGGCGGGCACAGCGTGATGGATGCGGAAGTCACCGACGCGCTGGTGCGTGCCACCGATGATTTCGCCGACCGGTACGCCCAGCGCTGA
- a CDS encoding glycoside hydrolase domain-containing protein, translating to MPSPRLLLCALLLPLPGLAAPPAAQVDPFVGTLADFGQLTPSAVAPFGMVQLGPDTTPANHAGYDHAATTLLGFSHTRAVGVGCGGAGGDLRISVDYSGQPRAAVIDKTRERAQAGYYRVRYGDGIDAELTATRGSGILHITAPHDGQLQIILDPTQGVAKRHGSRWLATRATDLRVQMDAGTVCDAGRYRLFAATTLLHNGKPLQQAVRIDAAGAAHLQLPVRAGDVLEARTGLSSVDDRGAALARDTEAGQRPFPQVVAATAADWNRELSRIQLDAPAEQQALFYTALFRALQTPVAIADPDGRYRGSDGVQRQAPAGHQRYASWAMWDNYRTLMPLLAWVYPDRAADIAASLTELYQHGKVRWATQTEPFLTVRTEHSGVALLDFHRKGITGFDAQAALDGMVAESSSLARSTPDEQIEAAYDDWAIAGLARDLGHDALARRFSAQALAYRPMWRAVFMDLGADADVVKARGLYQGTLWQYRWAPVFDLPWLRDTLGPARFDAELQQFFQQDLFNMTNQPDIQAPFLFAWRGQQARSDVLVRRILTEAIDHPYTNAGKRTQPWHGRSFALAPQGFADGMDDDAGGMSSWYVLAALGLYPLTPGLPQYTALCPLHARATVHVPGRAPLSIVPGRAAAGTVTLDGRVLPPGPVEHAVIVNGGELAIGCGPPAVP from the coding sequence ATGCCCTCACCCCGCCTGCTGCTGTGCGCACTGCTGCTGCCCTTGCCGGGCCTGGCCGCCCCACCGGCGGCGCAGGTCGATCCGTTCGTGGGCACGCTGGCCGACTTCGGCCAGCTCACGCCCTCGGCGGTGGCGCCGTTCGGCATGGTGCAGCTGGGGCCGGATACCACCCCGGCCAACCACGCCGGTTATGACCATGCCGCCACCACGCTGCTCGGCTTTTCGCACACCCGCGCCGTGGGCGTGGGGTGTGGCGGTGCCGGTGGTGACCTGCGGATCTCGGTGGACTACAGCGGCCAACCGCGCGCGGCAGTCATCGACAAGACGCGTGAACGTGCGCAGGCGGGCTACTACCGCGTGCGCTACGGCGATGGCATCGATGCCGAACTGACCGCCACGCGCGGCAGCGGCATCCTGCACATCACCGCGCCCCACGACGGCCAGCTGCAGATCATCCTGGATCCCACGCAGGGCGTTGCCAAGCGCCATGGCAGCCGGTGGCTGGCCACCCGCGCCACCGACCTGCGGGTACAGATGGACGCCGGCACGGTCTGCGATGCGGGCCGCTACCGCCTGTTCGCGGCGACCACGCTGCTGCACAACGGCAAGCCCCTGCAGCAGGCCGTCCGCATCGATGCCGCGGGCGCGGCCCACCTGCAGCTGCCGGTGCGCGCCGGCGATGTGCTGGAAGCGCGTACCGGGCTGTCGTCGGTGGATGATCGCGGCGCGGCGCTGGCACGCGATACCGAAGCCGGCCAGCGGCCCTTCCCGCAGGTGGTCGCCGCCACTGCCGCCGACTGGAACCGTGAGCTGTCACGCATCCAGCTCGATGCGCCGGCAGAACAACAGGCCCTGTTCTACACCGCGCTGTTCCGTGCCCTGCAGACCCCGGTGGCGATTGCCGACCCGGATGGCCGCTACCGCGGCAGTGATGGCGTGCAGCGGCAGGCACCCGCCGGGCACCAGCGCTATGCCAGCTGGGCGATGTGGGACAACTACCGCACGCTGATGCCGTTGCTGGCCTGGGTCTACCCGGACCGTGCCGCCGACATCGCCGCCTCGCTGACCGAGCTGTACCAGCACGGCAAGGTGCGCTGGGCCACGCAGACCGAACCGTTCCTTACCGTGCGCACCGAACACAGCGGCGTGGCGCTGCTGGACTTCCACCGCAAGGGCATCACCGGTTTCGACGCGCAGGCCGCACTGGACGGCATGGTGGCCGAAAGCTCGTCCCTGGCCCGCAGCACGCCGGACGAGCAGATCGAGGCGGCCTACGATGACTGGGCCATTGCCGGGCTCGCCCGTGACCTGGGCCACGATGCCCTGGCCCGCCGCTTCAGCGCGCAGGCCCTGGCGTACCGGCCGATGTGGCGGGCGGTGTTCATGGATCTCGGTGCGGACGCCGATGTGGTGAAGGCGCGCGGCCTGTACCAGGGCACGCTGTGGCAGTACCGCTGGGCACCGGTGTTCGACCTGCCCTGGCTGCGCGACACGCTGGGGCCGGCGCGCTTCGATGCCGAGCTGCAGCAGTTCTTCCAGCAGGATCTGTTCAACATGACCAACCAGCCGGACATCCAGGCGCCGTTCCTGTTCGCCTGGCGCGGCCAGCAGGCGCGCTCGGACGTGCTGGTCAGGCGCATCCTCACCGAGGCCATCGACCACCCCTACACCAATGCCGGCAAGCGCACGCAGCCCTGGCACGGCCGCAGTTTCGCACTGGCCCCGCAGGGCTTCGCCGACGGCATGGATGACGATGCCGGCGGCATGTCCTCGTGGTACGTGCTGGCCGCACTCGGGCTGTACCCGCTGACCCCCGGCCTGCCGCAGTACACCGCACTCTGCCCGCTGCACGCACGCGCCACCGTGCACGTGCCCGGCCGCGCGCCACTGTCCATCGTGCCTGGCAGGGCAGCCGCAGGCACGGTGACGCTGGATGGTCGCGTCCTGCCCCCTGGCCCGGTCGAGCACGCCGTGATCGTCAACGGCGGCGAACTGGCGATCGGGTGTGGCCCCCCCGCAGTGCCATGA
- a CDS encoding nuclear transport factor 2 family protein, translated as MSATAPAQRPPLPPFTDHSAAEKVRLAEDGWNSRDPDRVVLAYTPGTRWRNRAEFVDGREQARALLQRKWAREHDYRLIKELWAHSGDHIAVRFAYEWHDDSGQWYRSYGNENWQFDADGLMHTRFACINDLPIREDQRLFHWPPGRRPDDHPGLSALGL; from the coding sequence ATGTCAGCCACCGCCCCCGCCCAGCGCCCGCCGCTGCCGCCGTTCACCGACCACAGCGCCGCCGAGAAGGTCCGCTTGGCCGAAGACGGCTGGAACTCGCGCGATCCTGATCGCGTCGTGCTCGCCTATACGCCGGGCACCCGTTGGCGCAACCGCGCCGAATTCGTCGACGGCCGCGAGCAGGCGCGCGCACTGCTGCAGCGCAAATGGGCGCGCGAGCACGACTACCGGCTCATCAAGGAACTGTGGGCGCACAGCGGCGACCACATCGCGGTGCGCTTCGCCTACGAGTGGCACGACGACAGTGGCCAGTGGTACCGCTCCTATGGCAACGAGAACTGGCAGTTCGATGCTGACGGCCTGATGCACACGCGCTTTGCCTGCATCAACGACCTGCCGATCCGCGAGGACCAGCGCCTGTTCCACTGGCCGCCGGGACGTCGCCCCGACGACCATCCTGGACTGTCGGCACTGGGGCTGTAA
- a CDS encoding TetR/AcrR family transcriptional regulator produces MPAAPSPPQALLDSTEQLVYRDGVHATGMDAIVKRSGISRKTIYQQYPNKQALVEAALERRHERWMGWFIAASAEGRNAAERLTAAFAALGQWFASPDFHGCAFLNTAGEIADPANGLRTLARRHKQDLQDHLHALLQADGHRDAALLARQIAMLVNGAIADALVFGTAGAADAARDAALALLPSPASLPPPQD; encoded by the coding sequence ATGCCCGCTGCCCCCTCCCCGCCGCAGGCGCTGCTCGACAGCACCGAACAGCTGGTCTACCGCGATGGCGTGCACGCCACCGGCATGGACGCCATCGTCAAGCGCTCCGGCATTTCACGCAAAACCATCTACCAGCAGTACCCCAACAAGCAGGCGCTGGTGGAAGCCGCGCTGGAGCGCCGGCATGAGCGCTGGATGGGGTGGTTCATCGCCGCCAGTGCCGAAGGCCGCAATGCCGCCGAGCGCCTGACTGCCGCCTTTGCGGCGCTCGGGCAGTGGTTCGCCTCGCCGGATTTCCACGGCTGTGCCTTTCTCAATACCGCCGGTGAGATTGCTGATCCGGCCAATGGCCTGCGCACCCTGGCCCGCCGCCACAAGCAGGACCTGCAGGACCACCTGCACGCCCTGCTGCAGGCCGATGGCCACCGCGATGCGGCGCTGCTGGCGCGACAGATCGCCATGCTGGTCAACGGTGCCATCGCCGATGCGCTGGTGTTCGGCACGGCCGGTGCCGCCGATGCCGCGCGCGATGCGGCACTGGCCTTGCTGCCCTCTCCCGCTTCCCTTCCCCCACCGCAGGACTGA
- a CDS encoding LysR substrate-binding domain-containing protein has product MDDTSLDLLRTVAAELSITRAAERLGRAPSNVTTRIQQLEAELGVELFIRHGKRLALSAQGERFLDYAQRLLALAEEARQSLHAERPSGLLRIGTMESAAASRLPVPLARFHARWPQVRLEVSTGPTAQLLERLRQQTIDCALVSLPAAIAAAPLADTGLQSQPVFEEQMLLVLPATHPPVSSPRAVQAGSLAAFAAGCSYRAFAEQWLAEGGQRLDVQVVGSYHAMLACVAAGTSACVMPRSVLALCPGAQLRTLELGTLATQLVWRSGYATPALDTLRDTLANA; this is encoded by the coding sequence CGAACTGAGCATCACCCGCGCCGCCGAGCGGCTCGGGCGCGCACCGTCGAACGTGACCACGCGCATCCAGCAGCTGGAGGCCGAACTGGGCGTTGAACTGTTCATCCGCCATGGCAAGCGGCTGGCGCTGTCAGCCCAGGGCGAGCGTTTCCTGGACTACGCACAGCGCCTGCTCGCGCTGGCTGAAGAGGCCCGGCAGAGCCTGCATGCGGAACGCCCCAGCGGCCTGCTGCGCATCGGCACGATGGAGAGCGCCGCCGCCAGCCGCCTGCCGGTGCCGCTGGCGCGCTTCCATGCGCGCTGGCCGCAGGTACGCCTGGAGGTCAGCACCGGCCCTACCGCGCAGTTGCTGGAACGCCTGCGCCAGCAGACCATCGACTGCGCACTGGTATCACTGCCGGCGGCCATCGCGGCCGCCCCCCTGGCAGACACCGGCCTGCAGTCGCAGCCGGTGTTCGAGGAACAGATGCTGCTGGTGCTGCCGGCCACGCACCCGCCCGTCAGCAGCCCACGCGCGGTGCAGGCTGGCAGCCTGGCCGCCTTTGCCGCCGGCTGCAGCTACCGCGCCTTTGCCGAACAGTGGCTGGCCGAGGGCGGCCAGCGGCTGGACGTGCAGGTGGTCGGCTCCTACCACGCCATGCTGGCCTGCGTGGCGGCCGGCACCAGCGCCTGCGTGATGCCACGCAGCGTGCTGGCGCTGTGCCCCGGGGCGCAGCTGCGCACCCTGGAACTCGGCACGCTGGCCACCCAGCTGGTCTGGCGCAGCGGCTACGCGACCCCCGCCCTGGACACCCTGCGCGACACGCTGGCCAACGCCTGA